In one window of Sciurus carolinensis chromosome X, mSciCar1.2, whole genome shotgun sequence DNA:
- the Asmt gene encoding acetylserotonin O-methyltransferase, whose translation MGSPQDGAYLLLSQHASGFMVSQVLFAACELGVFDLLAETPGPLDAAAIAEGLGTSFQGTERLLEACVPLQLLDVDTRGGRAVYRNSGLASAFLTRRGPRSQRHMLLYLGRTTYHCWAHLAEAVRQGGNQYPRAFGVAAGDLWAAIYRSPGERRQFTRGLQEVWSVEGRAVLTAFDLSAFPRICDLGGDFFQDPLPEADLYILARVLHDWAEDKCSQLLARVHQACRPGGGVLVVESLLDEDRRGPLTTLLFSLNMLVQAEGQERTPSQYRRLLAAAGFPRFRFQKTGGTYDAVLAGK comes from the exons ATGGGGTCCCCGCAGGACGGCGCCTACCTCCTCCTGAGCCAGCACGCCAGCGGCTTCATGGTCTCCCAG GTCCTCTTTGCCGCCTGCGAGCTGGGCGTGTTCGACCTCCTGGCCGAGACCCCGGGACCCCTGGATGCAGCGGCCATCGCCGAAGGTCTGGGCACCAGCTTCCAGGGGACGGAGCGGCTGCTGGAAGCCTGTGTACCTCTGCAGTTGCTGGACGTGGACACCCGCGGGGGAAGAG CCGTCTACCGGAACTCGGGCCTGGCCAGCGCCTTCCTGACGCGCCGCGGGCCGCGCTCGCAGCGCCACATGCTGCTCTACCTGGGCCGGACCACCTACCACTGCTGGGCCCACCTGGCCGAGGCCGTCAG GCAGGGCGGGAACCAGTATCCGCGGGCGTTCGGCGTCGCGGCGGGGGACCTGTGGGCGGCCATCTACAG GTCCCCGGGCGAGCGGCGGCAGTTCACGCGAGGCCTGCAGGAGGTCTGGAGCGTGGAGGGGAGGGCCGTGTTGACCGCCTTTGACCTGTCCGCCTTCCCTCGCATCTGCGACCTGGGCG GGGACTTCTTCCAGGACCCTCTTCCGGAGGCGGATCTCTACATCCTGGCCAGGGTCCTGCACGACTGGGCGGAGGACAAGTGCTCCCAGCTGCTGGCCAGGGTCCACCAGGCCTGCAGGCCCG GCGGCGGGGTCCTGGTGGTGGAGAGCCTGCTGGACGAGGACCGGCGGGGCCCGCTGACCACGCTGCTCTTCTCCCTGAACATGCTGGTGCAGGCGGAGGGCCAGGAGCGGACGCCCTCCCAGTACCGCCGGCTCCTGGCGGCTGCGGGTTTCCCGCGCTTCCGGTTCCAGAAGACGGGCGGCACCTACGACGCCGTCTTAGCCGGGAAGTAG